One genomic window of Campylobacter curvus includes the following:
- a CDS encoding response regulator, producing the protein MYNKIKEILKDVRLLIVEDDDELRATLKDSVEKYVKQIFEYSNAKDALACFKQNDINLILSDINMPRMSEPQCHHSSGRTIKMCRSSF; encoded by the coding sequence ATGTATAACAAAATAAAAGAAATTTTAAAAGATGTGAGGCTGCTTATAGTCGAGGATGATGACGAGCTAAGGGCGACTTTAAAGGACTCGGTAGAAAAATACGTAAAGCAAATTTTTGAGTACTCAAATGCCAAAGACGCGCTGGCGTGTTTTAAACAAAACGATATAAATTTGATCCTCTCTGACATCAATATGCCGCGTATGAGCGAGCCTCAATGCCATCACTCATCAGGCAGGACGATAAAAATGTGCCGATCATCTTTCTGA
- a CDS encoding response regulator, which produces MPSLIRQDDKNVPIIFLTAYDSDENMFEAIELGGFGVFKKSFEKRELVMMMSFWAHKFKSDFASVDLKNGFSFNAFSRELFKDGVSIALTKKRAKFTPSTAKKQRQNREF; this is translated from the coding sequence ATGCCATCACTCATCAGGCAGGACGATAAAAATGTGCCGATCATCTTTCTGACAGCTTACGATAGCGACGAGAACATGTTTGAGGCGATCGAGCTTGGCGGCTTTGGAGTGTTCAAAAAGTCGTTTGAAAAGCGCGAACTCGTGATGATGATGAGCTTTTGGGCGCATAAATTCAAAAGCGATTTTGCCAGCGTCGATCTAAAAAACGGTTTTAGCTTCAACGCCTTTTCAAGAGAGCTTTTTAAGGATGGCGTAAGTATCGCGCTAACAAAAAAAAGAGCAAAATTTACTCCATCTACTGCTAAAAAACAACGGCAAAACCGTGAGTTTTGA
- a CDS encoding Dyp-type peroxidase, translating to MDFRSQNVTDAPGDNTIFMVWNFTADKDTCKSSFERLCALVINLNKTAKVRFGDANVSCVLGVGHDAWKLLDMPTPLPKELINFKPVIGEKHTAVSTKGDIHIHIRATCTSACFDMATHVKDVLSGVATCVEEVQGFRYWDGRAIIGFVDGTENPQGEDRDIYAKVGDEDAKFKGGSYLFVQKYIHPMSEWNKLPVSEQEKIIGRYKHSDIEMSESEKPSNSHSAAANVGDDKKVVRDNMPFMAGGEVGTYFIAYARTFSTLEMMLESMFIGEPKGNYDRLLDYSTPKTGTLFFAPTFDMLEAYSAD from the coding sequence ATGGATTTTAGATCTCAAAACGTCACCGACGCACCGGGCGATAATACGATCTTTATGGTGTGGAATTTCACGGCGGATAAAGACACCTGTAAAAGTAGCTTTGAGCGGCTTTGTGCTCTCGTGATAAATTTAAACAAGACTGCCAAAGTGAGATTTGGCGATGCGAACGTGAGCTGCGTTTTAGGCGTAGGACACGACGCGTGGAAGCTGCTTGATATGCCGACTCCGCTACCAAAGGAGCTTATAAATTTTAAGCCTGTCATCGGTGAAAAGCACACGGCGGTCTCGACAAAAGGCGACATCCATATCCACATCAGAGCCACTTGCACGAGTGCTTGCTTTGACATGGCGACGCACGTAAAAGACGTCCTAAGCGGCGTCGCGACGTGCGTAGAGGAGGTGCAGGGCTTTAGATACTGGGACGGCAGGGCGATCATCGGCTTTGTCGATGGCACGGAAAATCCGCAAGGCGAGGACAGAGACATCTACGCCAAAGTAGGCGATGAGGACGCGAAATTTAAGGGCGGTAGCTATCTTTTCGTGCAAAAATACATCCACCCGATGAGTGAGTGGAACAAGCTACCAGTAAGCGAGCAAGAAAAGATAATCGGACGCTACAAGCATAGTGACATCGAGATGAGCGAGAGTGAAAAGCCCTCAAATTCGCACTCGGCTGCGGCAAATGTGGGCGATGATAAAAAGGTCGTGCGAGACAATATGCCATTTATGGCGGGCGGCGAAGTGGGAACGTATTTCATCGCGTATGCACGCACATTTTCTACGCTTGAAATGATGCTTGAAAGTATGTTCATCGGCGAGCCAAAGGGCAACTACGATAGGTTGCTTGATTACAGCACGCCAAAGACTGGCACACTGTTTTTTGCTCCGACGTTTGATATGTTGGAGGCTTACAGCGCCGATTAA
- a CDS encoding cytochrome c, which produces MKKLVLSALLACSLFGADMMYSEGVKDVYADATSTKSIGRLLPTNAVKILQTSGDRVKLAVHGYQNPAVPNVVYFSDFARVIAVAFSKTATPEIKVLQKGKDGKWDKVETIVYASKDGFTSDLKGLFNKGETLYKESCGVCHGLHATTHYNANQWPSLLKSMVNRTAIPKEDQWVVIEYLQKHSSDINVDKK; this is translated from the coding sequence ATGAAAAAGTTAGTTTTATCCGCGCTCTTGGCGTGTTCGCTCTTTGGGGCAGATATGATGTATAGCGAGGGCGTGAAGGACGTCTATGCTGACGCGACTAGCACGAAGTCTATCGGCAGGCTACTGCCGACAAATGCCGTTAAAATTTTACAAACCAGTGGCGATAGAGTGAAGCTTGCTGTGCATGGCTATCAAAACCCGGCCGTGCCAAATGTCGTGTATTTTAGCGACTTTGCGCGCGTCATCGCAGTGGCATTTTCAAAGACGGCAACCCCCGAGATAAAGGTGCTTCAAAAGGGCAAGGACGGCAAATGGGACAAGGTCGAGACCATCGTTTATGCGAGCAAAGATGGCTTTACGAGCGATCTAAAAGGGCTTTTTAACAAAGGCGAAACGCTTTATAAAGAAAGCTGTGGTGTGTGCCACGGACTGCACGCTACGACGCATTACAACGCAAATCAATGGCCAAGCCTGCTAAAATCGATGGTAAATCGCACGGCGATCCCAAAAGAGGATCAATGGGTCGTCATAGAGTATCTGCAAAAGCATTCAAGCGATATCAATGTGGATAAAAAATAG
- a CDS encoding molybdopterin-dependent oxidoreductase: MNEKRRNLLKGAALLGAMPVAMKFSPFSDLVGLSASELGTGLVKNGEVVTAAHWGMLKVTVKDGVIVKSEPLQKTSEISNPLQNFTADMVYKSRIKYPMVRKSYLANPDSPKPELRGRDEWVRVSYEDAIKLVARELKKTRKQKGNQSVFAGSYGWKSSGNVHNSRILLHRFMNLSGGFVGSLGDYSTGASQVIMPHVVGSIEVYEQQTSWPVVLENSKVVVIWGANPISTLRIAWTSTDEQGFKYFEELKKSNIEVIVIDPVRTQTAQYFDKASWIAPRPNTDTAMMLGMCHYLYTSGKYDKNFIETYTSGFDKFVPYLLGETDGTPKNLEWASKICDLPAKLIKELADKFMDNRTMLMSGWGMQRAHHGEQAHWTMVTLAAMLGQIGLPGGGFGLSYHYSNGGAPTCKGGVIGGINSSSVGNFDEQGNFIGTAFGEFDSHGQFIGKAAKGAAGTGQSWLQKATKYAFPVARIADALLNPGKVIDHNGKKITYPDIDFIYWVGGNPLVHHQDINTLVKAWRKPRTIVVNDPYWTPTAKMADIVFPTTTQYERNDITMTGDYSNMNIVPMKQVVAKFAEARDDYQIFSDLCKAYADKLVLAYTENGKTEFDWIKEYYDAAYAQVSSTPDLVTDMKPFEEFWAENKPVNFASTPESDAWVRFGEFREDPILNAIGTPSGLIEIYSETIAAMKYDDCKAHPMWFEPIEWLGMKNKPAEFHMLSPHPTDRLHSQLSNTALRDRYAVADREPVWINTKDAKKKGIKNGDLVRVYNARGEVLAGAVVSDDIKEGVVKLDEGAWYDPDASGLCKNGCPNVLTIDIPTSKLANGNISHTALVNIEKFKGKAPELTAFKDPKFA; encoded by the coding sequence ATGAACGAGAAAAGACGAAATTTATTAAAAGGTGCGGCGCTGCTTGGCGCTATGCCTGTGGCTATGAAATTTAGCCCGTTTTCAGACCTAGTCGGACTAAGCGCAAGTGAGCTTGGCACGGGGCTCGTGAAAAATGGCGAGGTCGTCACCGCAGCTCACTGGGGCATGCTAAAAGTCACGGTCAAGGACGGCGTCATCGTAAAATCAGAGCCTTTACAAAAAACGAGCGAAATTTCAAATCCGCTGCAAAATTTCACCGCCGATATGGTCTATAAAAGCCGTATCAAATACCCGATGGTGCGAAAGAGCTACCTAGCTAACCCCGACAGCCCAAAACCAGAGCTACGAGGACGTGACGAGTGGGTCAGAGTGAGCTACGAGGATGCGATAAAGCTGGTCGCAAGAGAGCTAAAAAAGACACGCAAACAAAAGGGCAATCAAAGCGTATTTGCCGGTAGCTACGGCTGGAAGTCCAGCGGCAACGTGCATAACTCGCGAATTTTACTTCACCGCTTTATGAATCTAAGCGGCGGCTTCGTGGGCTCTCTTGGCGACTACTCCACGGGCGCTAGCCAGGTCATAATGCCCCACGTAGTCGGTAGTATCGAGGTCTATGAGCAGCAGACCAGCTGGCCTGTGGTGCTGGAAAACTCAAAAGTCGTCGTCATCTGGGGTGCAAACCCGATCTCCACGCTTCGTATCGCATGGACGAGCACCGACGAGCAAGGATTTAAGTATTTTGAAGAGCTTAAAAAATCAAACATCGAAGTCATCGTCATAGACCCGGTCAGGACGCAAACGGCGCAGTATTTTGACAAGGCTAGCTGGATCGCCCCGCGCCCAAATACCGACACGGCGATGATGCTAGGCATGTGCCACTATCTTTATACATCGGGCAAATACGATAAAAATTTCATCGAGACCTACACGAGCGGCTTTGATAAATTCGTGCCATATCTGCTGGGCGAAACGGACGGCACGCCTAAAAATTTGGAGTGGGCGAGTAAAATTTGCGACCTGCCAGCAAAGCTCATAAAGGAGCTTGCGGATAAATTTATGGATAATCGCACGATGCTGATGAGTGGCTGGGGCATGCAGCGCGCGCACCACGGCGAGCAAGCGCACTGGACGATGGTGACGCTAGCAGCCATGTTAGGGCAGATCGGGCTTCCTGGCGGGGGCTTTGGGCTTAGTTATCACTACTCAAACGGCGGCGCTCCGACGTGCAAAGGCGGTGTCATCGGCGGCATAAACAGCTCCAGCGTAGGGAATTTCGACGAGCAAGGAAATTTCATCGGCACGGCATTTGGCGAATTTGACAGCCACGGGCAGTTTATCGGTAAAGCCGCCAAAGGTGCGGCAGGCACGGGACAAAGCTGGCTACAAAAGGCAACAAAGTATGCCTTTCCTGTCGCTCGCATCGCGGATGCACTGCTAAATCCTGGCAAAGTGATAGACCATAATGGCAAAAAGATCACCTATCCTGACATCGACTTTATCTACTGGGTCGGCGGCAACCCGCTCGTGCATCATCAAGACATCAATACTCTCGTAAAAGCGTGGCGCAAACCGCGAACCATCGTCGTAAATGACCCGTATTGGACGCCGACAGCAAAGATGGCGGACATCGTTTTCCCGACAACGACGCAGTATGAACGAAACGACATCACGATGACGGGCGATTACTCGAATATGAATATCGTGCCGATGAAGCAAGTCGTGGCTAAATTTGCCGAAGCGAGGGATGATTATCAAATTTTCTCCGACCTTTGCAAGGCGTATGCAGACAAGCTGGTGCTCGCCTACACCGAGAACGGCAAAACGGAGTTTGACTGGATAAAGGAGTATTACGACGCGGCGTATGCGCAGGTGAGCTCTACGCCTGATCTGGTGACTGACATGAAGCCGTTTGAGGAATTTTGGGCGGAAAACAAGCCGGTAAATTTTGCCAGCACGCCAGAAAGCGACGCATGGGTGAGATTTGGCGAATTTAGAGAAGATCCGATCCTAAACGCTATCGGTACGCCATCAGGGCTGATTGAAATTTACTCCGAGACGATAGCGGCGATGAAATATGACGACTGCAAGGCACATCCGATGTGGTTTGAGCCGATCGAGTGGCTGGGCATGAAAAATAAACCGGCAGAGTTTCACATGCTAAGCCCTCATCCGACTGACCGCCTGCACTCGCAGCTAAGCAACACCGCTTTAAGGGATCGCTACGCCGTGGCAGATCGCGAGCCCGTGTGGATAAACACGAAAGATGCCAAGAAAAAGGGTATCAAAAATGGCGATCTCGTGCGTGTATATAACGCGCGCGGAGAGGTGCTGGCGGGCGCTGTGGTGAGCGATGATATAAAAGAGGGTGTCGTCAAGCTCGACGAGGGCGCGTGGTATGATCCTGACGCGAGCGGGCTTTGCAAAAACGGCTGCCCAAATGTCCTAACGATCGACATCCCGACCTCAAAGCTGGCAAACGGCAATATCTCTCACACGGCATTAGTAAATATCGAGAAATTTAAGGGTAAAGCTCCTGAGCTGACAGCTTTTAAAGATCCGAAATTTGCTTAA
- a CDS encoding cytochrome c, whose product MKSMAFKGALALMIFACFLFGKNEAYTDVVKSLYIDESSSKVIGRLLPTNAVSIESVKNDRVKLTITGYVNPSVANVIYFSDSQRVIAAAFSKTANIEFKILQKGKSGKWDKAQVVAYASKDNFTNELKPMLVKAEQIYNENCGICHVLPEPSHSKANQWPGLLQSMLSRTAIEKNDEWLVIQYLQKHSEDVKLKEIK is encoded by the coding sequence ATGAAATCAATGGCTTTTAAAGGCGCTTTGGCACTAATGATCTTTGCCTGTTTTTTATTTGGCAAAAATGAGGCTTATACCGATGTCGTAAAGTCACTTTACATAGATGAATCCTCGAGTAAGGTCATAGGTAGATTACTTCCCACTAATGCAGTAAGTATCGAATCTGTAAAAAATGACCGAGTAAAGCTCACTATCACAGGATATGTGAATCCAAGTGTAGCAAATGTGATTTACTTTAGCGATTCACAGCGCGTAATTGCCGCAGCTTTTTCAAAAACAGCAAATATCGAATTTAAAATTTTGCAAAAAGGAAAGAGTGGCAAATGGGATAAAGCGCAAGTTGTAGCTTATGCAAGTAAAGATAATTTTACTAATGAGCTAAAGCCTATGCTTGTAAAAGCGGAGCAAATTTATAATGAAAATTGTGGAATTTGCCATGTGCTTCCCGAGCCGTCGCACTCTAAAGCTAACCAATGGCCAGGTCTTTTACAATCCATGCTAAGCAGGACGGCGATCGAGAAAAATGACGAATGGCTTGTTATTCAGTATCTGCAAAAACATTCAGAAGATGTCAAACTAAAGGAGATCAAATGA